One Haemorhous mexicanus isolate bHaeMex1 chromosome 9, bHaeMex1.pri, whole genome shotgun sequence DNA segment encodes these proteins:
- the IL12RB2 gene encoding interleukin-12 receptor subunit beta-2 has product MPFPRIVPSALWLVLHLTAGPCRRGAVSASRATRGTTEVCDKGTMRASPCCAIPGGTNVTLSCQLAAPQGRCWTGIFFNSSEQIRAQGDSVSNTFLVTALGRHSFTCKLICGDRTRLICGIDIQCGNPPDEPRNVSCIQKGTRGHPTCTWHKGRLTYLHTAYGIELSNGTHAFSFPEETPSQVFGSGALSKLDFDSNYTVVVSASNQLGNASSQPLTFMLIDIVKPHPPDFWVEFDDSSATSCSIVWPHEAQARHCRLRYRPLGRHSWSTVESFSREKYHLQGLEPDTAHEFQVSCRLLPGRGLWSDWSSSQGSTPAAVPTGTLDVWYRQQELDSGHQNLSLFWKALSRSEAGGRILGYTVTLESLEQGKLPAQSHRTTQTSFSRVTPRAGHRVTVTAHSPRGSSAPAAVLTHLGSPDLPPPQRVCAVGLGNSSILVSWSPPAGATLPVGGYLVEWAEPWREPRLQPRHSWVKLPPSHLSTVIAEHIRDNICYQIHVSALYQDRAGQAASVRGNSTAQAPSAGPQMFTTPWASGVLVSWEEIPAPQQRGCITGYHIYLHRKDGQGQPEVHAVPAGKAPRSLHLPHLEPGEHHELWMTAATAAGEGPRGNSDSVCLESAGGWVTLALVCSFFILSACLCSVPPARRVFQGLLSLLLPQWQSKAIPDPANATWAKSLAAAKAELSAPSSPFLPGAFEEPETSPVEESPAHPEPPKAGDKPVVGSAGSRGHGDWAAESSAEEQQLPELYQRLVVEAMEPPEPVAEYISNPGTLAPEPAPEPEPSPLSVFPTAFLPPALCCQGNLTLDRVKLSGSSFPR; this is encoded by the exons ATGCCATTTCCACGGATCGTGCCCTCAGCACTTTGGCTGGTGCTGCACCTCACAGCAG GACCCTGCAGGAGGGGGGCAGTgagtgccagcagagccacccgTGGCACCACAGAGGTCTGTGACAAGGGGACGATGagagccagcccctgctgtgccatccctggtGGCACCAACGTCACCCTGTCCTGCCAGCTGGCAGCCCCACAGGGCCGGTGCTGGACAGGGATTTTCTTCAACAGCTCCGAGCAAATCCGAGCCCAGGGGGACTCAGTGAGCAACACCTTCCTGGTCACTGCCCTCGGCAGGCACTCCTTCACCTGCAAGCTCATCTGTGGAGACAGGACAAGACTCATCTGTGGAATCGACATCCAGTGTGGGA ATCCTCCAGATGAGCCCAGGAACGTGTCCTGTATCCAgaaggggacacggggacatccCACCTGCACCTGGCACAAGGGCAGGCTCACCTACCTCCACACTGCCTATGGCATAGA gctctCCAACGGGACCCatgccttttcctttccagaggAAACTCCCAGTCAGGTGTTTGGCTCcggggctctgagcaagctggaTTTTGACTCCAATTACACCGTGGTGGTTTCTGCCTCCAATCAATTAGGAAATGCCTCTTCCCAGCCACTCACCTTCATGCTGATAGACATAG TGAAGCCACACCCTCCTGACTTTTGGGTGGAATTTGATGATTCCTCAGCCACCAGCTGCTCCATTGTGTGGCCCCACGAGGCACAGGCACGGCACTGCAGGCTGAGGTACCGTCCCCTcggcaggcacagctggagcacg GTCGAGAGCTTCAGCAGGGAGAAATACCatctgcaggggctggagcccgaCACAGCCCACGAGTTCCAGgtgagctgcaggctgctgcccGGCCGGGGGCTCTGGAGtgactggagcagcagccagggcagcaccccAGCAGCAG TGCCAACAGGGACCCTGGATGTCTGGTAccggcagcaggagctggactcagGGCACCAGAACCTCTCCCTTTTCTGGAAG GCTCTGAGCAGGTCggaggcaggagggagaatCCTGGGCTACACCGTGACCTTGGAgtccctggagcaggggaagctcCCGGCACAATCCCACCGCACCACCCAGACCAGCTTCTCCAGGGTCACCCCCAGGGCGGGCCACAGGGTGACGGTGACCGCGCACAGCCCGCGGGGCAGCTCCGCCCCCGCGGCCGTCCTGACGCACCTGGGCAGCCCAG atctgccccctccccagcggGTCTGTGCCGTGGGCCTGGGGAACAGCAGCATCCTGGTGAGCTGGAGCCCCCCTGCTGGAGCCACCCTGCCCGTCGGGGGGTACCTGGTGGagtgggcagagccctggagggagCCACGCCTGCAGCCCCGGCACAGCTGGGTCAAGCTGCCCCCGTCCCACCTGTCCACTGTGATAGCAG AGCACATCAGAGATAACATCTGCTATCAGATCCACGTGTCTGCACTTTatcaggacagagctgggcaggcagcatCAGTCAGGGGAAACTCCACAGCCCAAG CCCCATCAGCTGGACCCCAGATGTTCACAACCCCCTGGGCCAGCGGTGTCCTGGTTTCCTGGGAGGAGATCCCAGCCccccagcagagaggctgcatcACTGGGTACCACATCTACCTGCACAGGAAGGATGGGCAGGGCCAGCCCGAGGTCCATG CCGTTCCCGCCGGGAAGGCTCCTCGCTCCCTGCACCTCCCTCACCTGGAGCCCGGCGAGCACCACGAGCTCTGGATGACAGCGGCGACCGCGGCCGGGGAGGGGCCCCGGGGCAACAGCGACAGCGTCTGCCTGGAGA gtgctgggggctgggtgACTCTGGCGCTCGTCTGCAGCTTCTTCATCCTCTCAGCCTGCCTTTGTTCTGTGCCTCCAGCAAGGAGAGT GTTCCAggggctcctctccctcctcctgccgcAGTGGCAGAGCAAAGCCATTCCCGACCCTGCCAACGCCACGTGGGCCAAGAGCTTAGCGGCTGCCAAG GCGGAGCTGAGCgctccctccagccccttcctgccTGGCGCCTTCGAGGAGCCCGAAACGAGCCCGGTGGAGGAAAGCCCGGCTcaccccgagccccccaaggccGGGGACAAGCCGGTGGTGGGCAGCGCTGGCAGCAGGGGGCACGGCGACTGGGCAGCGGAGAGCTCGgcggaggagcagcagctcccggAGCTGTACCAGAGGCTGGTGGTGGAGGCGATGGAGCCCCCGGAGCCCGTGGCCGAGTACATCTCCAACCCCGGCACCCTGGCCCCGGAGCCCGCCCCCGAGCCCGAGCCCAGCCCGCTCTCCGTCTTCCCAACGGCGTTCCTGCCTCCCGCCCTCTGCTGCCAAGGGAATCTGACTCTGGATCGAGTGAAACTCAGCGGCAGCTCCTTCCCGAGGTAG